A window from Candidatus Nitrospira neomarina encodes these proteins:
- a CDS encoding efflux RND transporter permease subunit yields the protein MKLLLFALRRPLTIMVLVASMALFSYLVVKRMAIDIFPNLGLPAIYVAQPYGGMDPAQMEAHLVSFYEYHFLYITGIEHVESKSIQGAALMKLFFHPDTDMDQALAQTVAYVNRSRAFMPPGTVPPFISRFDAGSVPVGYLVFKSQSRSLKEIQDLALFRVRPMFSAVPGVSAPPPFGGTARTIVIKVNPERLRAFGMSPEEVVQAVRTGNMLMPAGNVRIGELAYLTPVNSVVENITELEHLPIRLGAGPTVFLKDVGTVEDGEDIVTSYAMVNGRRTVYIPVTKRADASTMAVVDRIKASLPTFRDSVPDDIQISFEFDQSTYVTNAVKAVVVESVLGAVLTGLVVWLFLRSWRSSVIVVMTIPFALLSAVVALWATGQTINIMTLGGLALAVGILVDESTVTIENVHAHLSRGKSLGRAVKDSRGEVVMPLLLSMLSILAVFLPSFFMSGVAKALFVPLALAVGFAMAASYILSTTLVPVLAVWLLGGHPKAEGRGGPTMPAWYINALNWTLSHKGLVLIGYMLLSMAIVVGFGSRLGLDIFPRVDTGQFQLRILAPDGTRVERTELLTKEILETIKQEIGPERINISLGFVGVHPSSYPVNTLYMWSSGPHEAVLLVALKRGSDVSLEQVKERLREILPKRFPGTRYTFESGDIVTQVMSMGSPTPIEIAMSGPNMEANRAYAERVREELSHLSAIRDLRFGQPLDYPTLAVRVDRVRAGQLGVTAGEVARAVVSATSSTRFVEPIYWHDPQSGRAYQVQVEIPQSEFQSVQDMLNLPVMLEGGRGPLLRDVAEVIPGTSIGEYARYNMQRMVTIVANVTGEDLGRAAEHIEVALNRVGPPPKGVRVDVRGQIAPMKEMFVNLQLGLALALLTIFLLLAASFQSWRSALVVLLTTPAVLMGVVLGLELFGTTLNIQSFLGAIMATGVAVANAILLVSFAEHHRRQGLSSLEAAREGAGSRARPILMTGLAMMAGMLPMALGVMEGGEQVAPLGQAVIGGLLFATVSSLLILPAVYAILEKRGGIQSPSLDPDDPTSIHYEPSHVTVPS from the coding sequence ATGAAGCTGCTTCTCTTTGCCCTTCGGCGACCTCTGACCATTATGGTGCTGGTCGCGTCCATGGCCTTATTTTCCTATCTGGTAGTCAAACGGATGGCCATCGACATTTTCCCGAATCTGGGGCTTCCTGCCATATATGTCGCCCAACCCTATGGTGGCATGGATCCGGCCCAAATGGAGGCACACCTGGTCTCGTTCTATGAATATCATTTCCTCTATATCACCGGGATTGAGCATGTCGAATCCAAATCCATCCAGGGTGCAGCCTTGATGAAATTGTTTTTTCATCCGGATACGGATATGGATCAGGCTCTGGCGCAGACAGTCGCCTATGTGAATCGATCCCGCGCGTTTATGCCTCCCGGCACGGTGCCGCCTTTTATTTCGAGATTTGATGCCGGAAGCGTACCGGTGGGCTATTTGGTTTTTAAGAGTCAGTCTCGGAGCCTGAAAGAAATTCAAGATCTCGCCTTGTTCAGAGTGCGACCGATGTTTTCCGCGGTCCCTGGGGTGTCTGCCCCTCCGCCATTTGGAGGGACAGCTCGAACCATTGTGATTAAGGTGAACCCGGAACGGTTGCGGGCATTTGGCATGTCTCCGGAGGAAGTGGTTCAGGCCGTGCGAACGGGTAATATGCTCATGCCGGCGGGAAATGTCCGCATAGGAGAGTTGGCCTATTTGACCCCTGTGAATTCTGTTGTCGAAAACATTACAGAATTGGAACATCTGCCTATTCGATTGGGGGCCGGGCCCACGGTCTTTTTGAAAGACGTGGGAACCGTGGAAGATGGAGAGGACATTGTCACCAGTTATGCCATGGTGAATGGGCGACGCACCGTCTACATCCCGGTCACCAAACGGGCTGATGCCTCCACCATGGCTGTCGTGGATCGCATTAAAGCCTCGCTCCCGACTTTTCGGGACTCGGTGCCTGACGATATTCAGATTAGTTTTGAATTCGATCAATCAACCTATGTTACGAATGCGGTAAAGGCTGTCGTCGTGGAAAGTGTGCTGGGAGCGGTCTTAACGGGATTAGTGGTGTGGCTCTTCCTCCGGAGTTGGCGGAGTTCGGTGATAGTCGTCATGACCATTCCATTTGCTCTCTTATCAGCCGTGGTGGCTTTGTGGGCAACAGGACAGACCATTAATATTATGACGTTAGGGGGCTTGGCCCTGGCAGTGGGTATTTTGGTGGATGAATCCACGGTCACGATTGAAAATGTGCATGCCCATTTGTCTCGTGGGAAGAGTCTGGGGAGGGCCGTCAAGGATTCACGTGGTGAAGTGGTGATGCCTCTTCTCCTGTCTATGTTGAGTATTTTAGCCGTGTTTCTTCCGTCCTTTTTCATGAGTGGCGTGGCGAAAGCCTTGTTTGTGCCGTTGGCATTGGCCGTGGGCTTTGCCATGGCAGCTTCTTACATTCTGTCCACGACTTTAGTGCCCGTCTTGGCTGTGTGGCTGTTGGGTGGGCATCCCAAGGCAGAGGGGAGAGGAGGTCCGACCATGCCGGCCTGGTACATCAATGCCTTGAACTGGACATTGAGCCATAAGGGGCTGGTCCTCATCGGCTATATGCTGCTCAGTATGGCAATCGTCGTGGGTTTTGGTTCCAGGCTGGGATTGGATATCTTTCCTCGGGTCGATACCGGACAATTTCAATTGCGAATTCTGGCTCCGGATGGAACCCGTGTCGAACGAACGGAGCTGTTGACGAAGGAAATACTAGAAACGATCAAACAGGAAATTGGCCCTGAGCGGATAAATATTAGCCTGGGGTTTGTGGGAGTTCATCCGTCGAGTTATCCGGTGAATACCCTGTATATGTGGAGCAGCGGACCTCATGAAGCAGTCTTGTTGGTGGCGCTGAAACGGGGTTCCGATGTTTCCCTGGAGCAGGTGAAAGAACGATTGAGGGAAATTTTACCCAAGCGATTTCCCGGGACGCGTTATACCTTTGAGAGCGGCGATATCGTCACGCAGGTCATGAGCATGGGATCTCCAACCCCGATTGAAATCGCGATGAGCGGACCGAATATGGAGGCTAACCGGGCGTATGCGGAACGAGTGCGAGAGGAGCTCTCGCATCTATCTGCCATCCGAGATCTGCGCTTCGGGCAACCCCTGGACTATCCCACCCTGGCAGTGCGCGTGGATCGAGTGCGAGCGGGCCAGCTTGGTGTGACGGCCGGTGAAGTAGCCAGGGCGGTGGTCTCGGCGACTTCCTCAACTCGTTTTGTGGAACCGATTTATTGGCATGATCCCCAATCTGGAAGAGCCTATCAGGTGCAGGTGGAAATTCCCCAATCGGAATTTCAGTCCGTACAGGATATGCTCAATTTACCGGTGATGTTGGAAGGGGGACGTGGACCCTTGCTTCGTGACGTGGCGGAGGTTATTCCCGGAACCTCTATTGGAGAGTATGCGCGGTATAACATGCAACGAATGGTCACGATTGTGGCTAATGTGACGGGAGAAGATTTAGGACGGGCAGCGGAACATATAGAGGTCGCGTTAAATCGGGTCGGCCCACCTCCGAAAGGGGTCCGGGTGGACGTTCGAGGGCAAATCGCCCCGATGAAGGAGATGTTCGTTAACCTCCAACTTGGATTAGCTCTGGCATTGCTGACGATTTTTCTGCTCTTAGCCGCAAGTTTTCAGTCCTGGCGAAGCGCCTTGGTGGTTTTGCTGACGACGCCTGCCGTCTTGATGGGAGTCGTGCTTGGATTGGAACTTTTTGGGACCACACTGAATATTCAGTCGTTTTTGGGAGCAATTATGGCCACGGGCGTGGCTGTGGCGAATGCGATTCTTTTGGTGTCGTTTGCCGAACATCATCGGAGACAAGGGCTCTCCTCGCTCGAAGCTGCTCGGGAAGGGGCTGGCAGCCGGGCTCGTCCGATTCTCATGACGGGATTGGCTATGATGGCTGGCATGTTGCCAATGGCATTGGGGGTCATGGAAGGAGGGGAACAGGTGGCCCCTCTCGGACAGGCAGTGATTGGTGGGTTGTTGTTCGCCACCGTCTCCAGTTTGCTGATCTTGCCGGCCGTGTATGCAATTCTGGAAAAGCGGGGAGGCATCCAGTCTCCTTCATTAGATCCAGATGATCCAACGAGTATCCACTATGAACCTTCGCACGTCACGGTTCCCAGTTAA
- a CDS encoding efflux RND transporter periplasmic adaptor subunit, whose amino-acid sequence MSRKIIGIGLVLLGLIAGVVMVMSNDGRVAQNPSVPSSIISTSEIPESPASRTQPVSIEVVAVSSQYLEEAIPLSGELLPFLSVDLSPKITGIVESVSVDRGATVKKGDILIQLRAPELQAQRREAEAQLRAANITYTRLQAAASTPGVVAGNDVELAQHHQEALTARLESLQEMEKYLRVKAPFDGVITQRNIHPGAMVGPDGVSGRTSSLLRLEQIVHLRLIVPVPEAYAGSIDKRATVPFTVPAYPEETFRGVVSRIAQSVDPKTRSMPVEMDVDNQARRLAAGMFSEVRWPIRRSRPTLFVPATAVVTTTENVFVLLVKENLVEWIPVRKGSKSGSMVEVFGALQSGDLVMFRGTDEIRPGTEIIPVLKEVPPNTST is encoded by the coding sequence ATGTCACGCAAGATAATCGGAATCGGGCTGGTATTACTCGGACTTATTGCGGGAGTTGTCATGGTCATGAGCAACGATGGCCGTGTGGCTCAGAACCCATCGGTCCCTTCTTCTATAATCTCCACATCGGAAATACCAGAATCCCCCGCGAGCCGTACTCAACCGGTTTCGATCGAAGTGGTTGCCGTTTCCAGCCAATATTTGGAAGAGGCGATCCCCCTGTCCGGGGAACTGCTTCCTTTTTTGAGCGTCGACCTTTCCCCAAAGATCACGGGAATCGTGGAATCCGTCAGCGTGGATCGTGGTGCAACCGTAAAGAAAGGGGATATTCTCATCCAATTACGCGCGCCAGAGTTGCAAGCGCAGAGGAGGGAAGCGGAAGCCCAACTTCGTGCGGCAAACATCACGTATACCCGTCTTCAAGCCGCGGCCTCTACCCCAGGTGTCGTGGCTGGAAACGATGTGGAATTGGCCCAGCACCACCAGGAAGCCTTGACAGCCCGTCTCGAATCCTTACAAGAAATGGAAAAGTATTTGCGGGTGAAGGCGCCATTCGATGGAGTGATCACACAACGGAATATTCATCCTGGAGCGATGGTGGGACCGGATGGGGTAAGCGGTCGGACTTCATCGCTGTTACGGTTGGAGCAGATTGTTCACTTACGATTGATCGTTCCGGTTCCGGAAGCGTATGCCGGATCAATTGATAAAAGGGCAACTGTTCCGTTTACCGTGCCGGCCTATCCGGAAGAAACTTTTCGGGGAGTGGTGTCTCGTATTGCTCAATCGGTCGATCCTAAAACTCGGTCCATGCCCGTGGAAATGGATGTAGATAACCAGGCTCGGCGGCTGGCTGCCGGAATGTTTTCGGAAGTCCGCTGGCCGATTCGCCGTTCTCGTCCGACCCTCTTTGTTCCGGCCACGGCCGTTGTCACCACGACGGAAAACGTCTTTGTGCTGTTGGTCAAAGAAAACCTGGTGGAATGGATCCCGGTTCGAAAGGGGTCAAAGAGTGGTTCAATGGTTGAAGTGTTCGGCGCTCTCCAATCTGGTGATCTCGTAATGTTTAGAGGTACTGACGAAATCAGGCCAGGCACAGAAATTATTCCGGTTCTAAAGGAAGTACCTCCCAACACCAGCACGTAA
- a CDS encoding alginate export family protein, protein MAGLGMAMVMNCLAVLAAEPASPSSSSLGMEKGSAFRDFFKENKVRAEAQNGKNWKETADAVLIRNKETQWNRYLKAALGLPDFVDLGIENRTRFESVSHPWRSTAAVGGGRTDSQWVLRSRVRFGLGNGPLRLLFEGQDSREYGAQNGGFVNNSTVDEWDILQLFGSLTIDNVAGSGLRTDLHVGRMTLDLGGRRYVARNNFRNTSNAFDGFHWQIGKPDTWRLRAFITEPVIRDQDQLDEQNKKFLFWGAYVENLQIPWMNVNAFYYGLNDQRQQNKNFHRTYGTYGFRLFKNPAIGEFDYELEGAVQVGQLGQVDHFAYNPNAQVGYTFNVPWTPQFLVQYSYSSGTRTPGGSQSGTFDILFGARRWDFMPTGIFGPFLRSNVSSPGWRLVVKPAKSVRMQIKHRFWYLAQGSAVNGGILLEDPTGGAGNYLGHDLELRVSWTVSQNLDFDAGYDHWFKGSYFERLPASANLPQGGNKDTDYFYLSMRIRL, encoded by the coding sequence ATGGCTGGATTAGGAATGGCCATGGTGATGAATTGCCTTGCGGTTTTGGCGGCCGAACCGGCATCTCCCAGTTCCTCTTCCTTAGGCATGGAAAAGGGTTCAGCTTTTCGTGATTTTTTTAAAGAGAACAAAGTTCGGGCGGAAGCACAGAATGGAAAAAATTGGAAGGAAACGGCTGATGCCGTCTTGATCCGAAACAAAGAGACTCAATGGAATCGGTATCTGAAAGCGGCGTTGGGTCTGCCGGATTTCGTTGACTTAGGGATTGAAAACCGTACGCGCTTTGAAAGTGTCAGTCATCCCTGGCGATCCACTGCGGCAGTTGGAGGCGGGCGAACGGATTCTCAGTGGGTTCTCCGGTCCAGGGTGCGCTTCGGATTGGGTAATGGCCCTCTCCGGCTTCTCTTTGAAGGACAGGATTCTCGCGAATACGGGGCCCAAAATGGGGGGTTTGTCAATAATTCAACCGTCGATGAATGGGATATTTTACAATTATTCGGATCATTGACCATAGACAACGTTGCAGGAAGCGGGTTGCGAACCGACCTGCATGTCGGCCGCATGACCCTGGACCTGGGAGGACGTCGATATGTCGCTCGCAATAACTTCCGGAATACTTCAAATGCCTTCGACGGTTTCCATTGGCAGATTGGGAAACCAGATACTTGGCGACTCCGTGCGTTTATCACTGAACCGGTCATCCGGGACCAGGATCAGCTAGACGAGCAGAATAAGAAATTTTTGTTTTGGGGTGCGTATGTGGAAAACCTTCAGATTCCATGGATGAATGTCAATGCCTTTTATTATGGACTCAACGATCAACGACAACAAAATAAAAATTTTCATCGTACGTATGGTACCTACGGATTTCGCCTCTTCAAAAATCCTGCAATTGGTGAATTCGATTATGAATTGGAGGGGGCGGTTCAAGTCGGGCAATTAGGGCAGGTCGATCATTTTGCCTATAATCCCAATGCCCAAGTTGGCTATACGTTTAATGTGCCCTGGACCCCTCAATTTTTGGTGCAGTATTCCTATTCCAGTGGAACCAGGACACCGGGAGGAAGCCAAAGCGGAACCTTTGATATATTGTTCGGGGCTCGTCGATGGGATTTCATGCCTACGGGAATTTTCGGACCATTTCTCCGATCCAACGTCAGTTCTCCCGGTTGGAGGCTGGTTGTGAAGCCTGCCAAAAGCGTCAGGATGCAAATCAAGCATCGGTTCTGGTACTTAGCCCAAGGCAGCGCTGTGAATGGAGGAATCCTTTTAGAAGATCCCACAGGAGGGGCAGGAAATTATTTAGGGCATGACCTGGAATTACGCGTGTCATGGACCGTCAGCCAAAATCTGGACTTTGATGCCGGGTACGATCATTGGTTTAAAGGATCGTATTTTGAGCGGCTTCCGGCTTCGGCGAATTTACCTCAGGGTGGGAACAAGGATACGGATTATTTTTATCTTTCTATGCGCATCAGATTATGA
- the modA gene encoding molybdate ABC transporter substrate-binding protein has product MMFVRICVLAFMVFCSGFVSVAVADEVRVAVGSNFLTTLNEIVTNFQKDTRHTVVISSGSSGKLYAQIKNGAPFDVFLSADAERPELLEAEGLAVKGSRFVYAVGRLTLWSPDSNVVNGDGQIVLSTGHFDHLAIANPKTAPYGRAAQQTLKKMGLWESLTDRIVQGENIGQAFQFVYSRNAQLGFVALSQVLDPKINGSGSRWDVPTSFHESLEQEAVLLGTGQHHAGARTFLDFVKGDKSRAIIERFGYGLP; this is encoded by the coding sequence ATGATGTTTGTTCGAATCTGTGTTTTGGCTTTTATGGTCTTTTGTTCAGGTTTCGTCTCCGTAGCAGTAGCCGATGAAGTGCGGGTGGCCGTTGGGTCAAATTTTTTGACCACCCTTAACGAAATTGTCACCAATTTTCAGAAAGACACGAGACATACGGTTGTGATCAGTTCCGGATCGAGTGGAAAATTGTATGCACAAATCAAAAACGGTGCCCCGTTCGATGTCTTCCTTTCAGCAGATGCTGAGCGCCCGGAATTGTTGGAAGCAGAAGGACTGGCGGTCAAGGGTAGCCGTTTTGTCTATGCCGTTGGACGTCTAACCCTATGGAGTCCTGATTCGAACGTGGTGAATGGGGATGGACAAATCGTCCTGTCGACGGGCCACTTCGATCATCTGGCCATTGCCAATCCGAAAACCGCGCCCTATGGCAGGGCTGCTCAACAAACACTTAAGAAGATGGGTCTTTGGGAATCCCTCACGGATCGGATCGTTCAGGGGGAAAACATCGGACAGGCGTTTCAGTTTGTGTATTCGAGAAACGCTCAGCTCGGATTTGTGGCGCTTTCCCAAGTGTTGGATCCCAAAATCAACGGGAGCGGCAGCCGGTGGGATGTGCCAACGTCCTTTCACGAATCACTTGAACAAGAAGCGGTCCTGTTAGGGACTGGACAGCATCATGCCGGTGCCCGAACATTTCTAGATTTTGTCAAAGGAGATAAAAGCCGGGCTATTATTGAACGATTCGGCTATGGATTGCCATAA
- the modB gene encoding molybdate ABC transporter permease subunit, translated as MTLSEVDLGPLWLTLRLAGVTVMVLLIIGTPLAWWLAHTRSRVRTAIEAIVAMPLVLPPTVLGFYLLVLLGPHGWIGSASQAVTGSALSFTFTGLVIASALYSLPFVVQPLHSAFESIGRKPLEAAWSLRASKVDTFLTVVSPMASRGYLTAIVLGFAHTLGEFGVVLMVGGNIPGRTKVLSIAIYDHVEVLEYSQAHVLSAGLLVFSFLVLLMVYTVNRRLPIHVS; from the coding sequence ATGACACTATCTGAGGTGGATTTAGGACCTCTCTGGCTGACTTTGCGTCTGGCCGGGGTGACAGTGATGGTGCTTCTGATCATTGGAACTCCGCTTGCCTGGTGGCTTGCACATACCCGATCCCGAGTCCGGACGGCGATTGAGGCAATTGTTGCCATGCCTCTCGTCTTGCCGCCCACCGTGCTCGGATTTTATTTGCTGGTCTTATTGGGTCCTCATGGATGGATCGGGAGCGCCTCCCAGGCGGTAACCGGATCCGCGCTTTCGTTTACATTCACCGGACTCGTCATTGCTTCGGCGTTATATTCCCTTCCTTTCGTCGTTCAACCCTTGCATAGCGCCTTTGAGTCAATTGGGCGAAAGCCGTTAGAGGCCGCCTGGTCGCTCAGAGCCTCAAAGGTCGACACATTTCTTACCGTAGTTTCCCCCATGGCCTCTCGCGGCTATCTCACGGCGATTGTCCTTGGATTCGCTCATACCCTTGGCGAATTTGGTGTGGTCTTGATGGTGGGAGGGAATATTCCAGGAAGAACAAAAGTACTCTCTATTGCCATCTACGATCATGTGGAAGTATTGGAATATAGCCAGGCTCATGTCCTGTCGGCAGGACTTCTCGTCTTTTCATTTCTGGTCCTCCTTATGGTCTATACGGTGAACCGCCGTTTGCCTATCCACGTCTCATGA
- the modC gene encoding molybdenum ABC transporter ATP-binding protein → MSELTARFEVVFHSFRLQVKASVPAEGITVVFGPSGCGKTTLLRCLAGLERSPDGFLALGEQVWQDETHNIFLPLSQRPVGYVFQEPRLFPHQSVRSNLLYGWKRIPKSERRISLDQVVEILGLNSLLERRPTHLSGGEQQRVAIGRALLTSPRLLLMDEPLSSLDIQRKREIMTFIQRLDKEFRIPIIYVSHALHEVVQLARTLILLKEGSVAAIGPLAEVFSQVGSRRVIPDSHIGAVIDTRVAEHDVEFGLTTLNFSGGQLSVPHQHSSIGELLRVQILARDVSLVASPPAFQTSVLNVLQATVLEIGPIESGQPFVDIKLDIGCPLLATITRKSLATLQLHPGQKVHAQIKAVALTHDSLE, encoded by the coding sequence ATGAGCGAGTTGACAGCCAGATTCGAGGTGGTGTTTCACTCATTTCGCTTGCAGGTGAAGGCGAGTGTACCCGCCGAAGGGATCACGGTCGTCTTCGGTCCTTCCGGATGTGGTAAGACCACCCTCTTGCGCTGTCTCGCCGGATTGGAGCGATCCCCGGATGGCTTTCTCGCCCTCGGAGAACAAGTTTGGCAGGATGAAACTCACAATATTTTTCTTCCACTCTCCCAACGTCCGGTTGGCTATGTATTTCAAGAGCCCCGTTTATTTCCCCATCAGAGCGTCCGATCGAACTTATTGTACGGATGGAAGCGGATACCGAAATCGGAGCGCCGCATTTCACTTGATCAGGTCGTCGAGATCCTGGGTTTAAACTCGTTGTTGGAGCGCCGTCCAACCCACCTGTCTGGCGGAGAACAGCAACGAGTGGCCATTGGGCGTGCTTTATTAACCAGCCCGCGACTGCTCCTCATGGATGAACCGCTCAGCTCCCTTGATATCCAACGAAAGCGGGAAATCATGACATTTATCCAACGGCTGGATAAGGAATTCAGGATACCCATTATTTATGTGAGTCATGCTTTGCATGAAGTGGTGCAACTCGCCAGGACTCTCATCCTGCTGAAGGAGGGGAGCGTGGCCGCTATCGGGCCACTTGCTGAAGTGTTTTCTCAAGTAGGCAGTCGCCGCGTCATTCCGGACAGCCACATTGGTGCAGTCATTGACACTCGTGTGGCGGAGCATGATGTAGAATTCGGGCTCACCACTCTCAATTTTTCCGGAGGTCAACTGTCAGTGCCCCATCAACATTCATCCATAGGAGAATTATTACGCGTGCAAATCCTTGCCCGGGATGTCAGTCTTGTGGCAAGCCCTCCTGCATTCCAAACCAGTGTGCTGAATGTGTTACAGGCGACGGTCCTGGAAATCGGCCCCATCGAGTCTGGTCAACCCTTTGTCGATATCAAACTGGATATTGGTTGTCCCTTGCTGGCCACCATTACCCGAAAATCATTAGCGACCCTCCAACTCCATCCAGGGCAGAAAGTTCATGCTCAAATCAAAGCTGTGGCCCTTACCCACGATTCCCTGGAATAA
- a CDS encoding glycosyltransferase, with protein MSFWPIPIDHLEVYLFLASALSLVTWLYLSFGHGRFWYADQRLGSEGLMTFNTTQWPTIVVVVPARNEADVIERTLRSLLEQDYPGEFHVVMVDDQSEDGTGDIARQLAIEHPGGARLTVNVAEDRPSGWLGKVWALHTGLQYAEQHWPNAAYRYLTDADIEHSRGNLRELVSKAEFEELDLVSLMVRLHCEHAWEKLLIPAFVYFFQKLYPFPLINDHKSTVGGAAGGCILVRNRALLQIGGIEVIRGEVIDDCALGTAMKRIGKIWVGLTDSEHSIRPYLRLHDIWTMVKRTAYTQLRYSPLMLAGTVMGLVVVYLLPPLVALTWPLHGSALAGGLAVFAWLIMMYTFQPTLRLYALAPTYGLVLPIAAFLYLGMTVDSAYRYWLKIGGQWKGRTGIGCTD; from the coding sequence ATGAGTTTTTGGCCCATTCCTATTGACCATCTTGAGGTCTATCTCTTTTTGGCCTCAGCGCTTTCCCTGGTAACCTGGCTCTACCTCTCGTTTGGGCATGGTCGCTTCTGGTATGCCGACCAGCGACTTGGTAGCGAGGGGTTAATGACTTTCAACACCACACAATGGCCAACCATCGTTGTCGTAGTTCCCGCCCGGAATGAGGCGGATGTCATTGAGCGGACGTTGCGGTCTCTCTTAGAGCAAGACTACCCAGGGGAGTTTCACGTTGTGATGGTGGATGATCAAAGTGAGGATGGTACCGGCGACATTGCACGTCAGCTTGCTATCGAACACCCAGGGGGAGCACGCCTTACTGTGAACGTCGCTGAGGATCGGCCCTCTGGATGGCTGGGAAAGGTCTGGGCCCTCCATACCGGATTGCAATACGCTGAGCAACACTGGCCCAATGCCGCCTATCGATATTTGACGGATGCGGACATCGAGCACAGCCGGGGAAATCTGCGTGAGCTGGTTTCCAAGGCCGAATTCGAGGAACTTGATCTGGTATCGCTCATGGTCCGATTGCATTGTGAACATGCCTGGGAGAAGCTGCTGATTCCAGCATTTGTGTATTTTTTTCAAAAACTCTATCCCTTTCCCCTCATTAACGATCACAAATCAACTGTGGGAGGTGCAGCTGGAGGTTGCATCCTTGTGAGGAATCGTGCACTGCTTCAAATTGGAGGGATCGAGGTCATTCGTGGTGAAGTAATTGATGATTGTGCCCTTGGGACGGCAATGAAGCGAATAGGAAAAATTTGGGTGGGTCTTACGGATTCAGAGCACAGCATTCGCCCCTATTTAAGGCTTCATGACATCTGGACCATGGTAAAACGGACGGCTTACACGCAACTGAGATATTCCCCTTTGATGCTTGCGGGTACCGTCATGGGTCTGGTGGTTGTCTATCTTCTCCCACCGCTTGTTGCTTTGACCTGGCCACTTCACGGAAGTGCTTTGGCGGGAGGGCTGGCGGTCTTCGCTTGGCTGATCATGATGTATACGTTTCAACCCACCTTGCGATTATACGCACTGGCTCCAACCTATGGTTTGGTATTGCCCATAGCCGCCTTCCTTTACCTGGGAATGACTGTAGACTCGGCTTACCGATATTGGTTAAAGATCGGGGGACAATGGAAAGGACGGACTGGAATTGGCTGCACTGATTGA